The Streptomyces sp. NBC_00306 sequence GACGACGGCGAGTCTCCCGGTGAGGTCGATGCCGGCCAGGACGTCGTCCGTGGTGCTGAGTGCTCCGAACCCCGATCCGATGCTGTGCTGTCGTGGGTCCATACTTTTCAGCCTACGCGCGGGGGCGCGAGCCCGCGCGTAGGCTGGATCGGCGCCCGGCCGGGCACACACCGCAGCCGCCGCGCCACCCTGTGTCGATGAATTGTCGACCCGCACGGTCGAGATGTCAGGATGAGGACTATGACGATCAAGGTGTACTTCGACATCAGCATCAATGACGCACCCGCCGGCCGGATCGAGTTCGATCTGTTCGACGACGTGGTGCCCAAGACCGCGGAGAACTTCCGCGCGCTCGCCACCGGCGAGAAGGGCTACGGCTACAAGGGCGCGCCCTTCCACCGGGTCATTCCTCAGTTCATGCTCCAGGGTGGCGACTTCACCGCGGGCAACGGCACGGGCGGCCGCAGCATCTACGGCGCGAAGTTCGAGGACGAGAACTTCCAGCTCAAGCACGACAGGCCGTTCCTGCTGTCGATGGCGAACTCGGGTCCGAACAGCAACGGCTCGCAGTTCTTCATCACGACGATCCCCACCCCGTGGCTGGACGGCAAGCACGTCGTGTTCGGCGAGGTCACGTCGGGCCAGGACCTCGTGACGAAGATCGAGAGCTACGGCTCGCAGAACGGGCGTACCTCCGCGAGCATCGCCATCACCGAGTCCGGGACGCTCTGACCCTTCGCCCGGCACAGGTCCAGGGCAGGGGGCGCGATGCCCCCTGCCCCCGGACCGGCACATGACACCCTCCTCACGGCCGGGCGCCGCGAGCGCCTGCGCCCTGCAACAGCCGTACCACGGAACGCTGTTGCACACGCCCGTCGATGCCGGCGGCGCAAGCCGTCTCCGCCGTACGGCAGCGGCAGCGGCAGCTCAGACCCACAGCCTGAGCAGTGCCGTCACCACGACCGCCGCGAGCAGTGAGACGACGAGCGGGACACGCAGCAGCCGCAGCCCGAGCGCGACACCGAGACCCGCGAGCAGCGTGAGATCCAGGTCGCGCCAGCCGGGGCCGACCGTCTCCACCAGCACGAATCCCGCCAGCAACGCGGGCGCGAGCAGCGCGATGACGGACCGCGCACGGTCGGGCAGTTCCCGGCCCCCCAGGACGACGGGGCCGACGGCCTTGAAGGCAAAGCTCACCAGGGCTGTCGCGGCTATGGCGATCCAGAGGGTGGTCATGGTCATCGCGCTGCGTCCTCCGTCTCGGCCGACTCCGTCTCGGCGGACCCGGTCTCGTCCGACCCGGTCTCGGCCTTGGCTTCCGCGCCCGCAGGCTCAGCCTCGCCTGGTGTGCCGGCCCTGCTCCCCGACGTCTTCCGCGGTACGAACAGGGCGATCAGAGCGGCCGACGCCGACCCGATCAAGGCGGGTCCTGTCGGCAGGAAGATCACCAGAACACCGGCGACGACGGCACCGAGCACGGCCGCGGCACGATTCGCGCGCTCCTTGCGCACCTCGTCGAGCAGGAGCGCGACGAAGAACGCCGGAGTGAGCACGTCCAGACCGAGCGTATGGAGGAGATCCGCGTCCGGCGCCAGCACGACACCCACGACGGTTCCGCCGATCCACGCCGGCCACTGGACCGCGGTCGCGCCGAGGAGCAGGTCACGGTCGAATCGGCCGCCGCCGCGGTGTGCGGCGACCCAGGAGCCGTCGACCACGGTCTGTCCCTCCAGCGATCGGCGCACCGGCCCGCCCCGCAGATCACCGGCCACGGCGATACCCATGGGCAGGAACCTGCTGTTGATCAGAGCCGCGGCGGCGACGGCCGTCACCACTCCGCCGCCCGCGCCCAGCGTCGCGAGCAGGGCGAACTGCGCCGAGCCCGAGAACACGATCACCGAGCACACGATCGGGGCGACCGTGCCCCAGTCCTGGGTCTGCGACAGGGCGCCGAAGCTCACGGCGAGCGCGAACGCCGCCATGGCGAGCCCTGATCCGACGGCCATGCCTTCCCTGAACCGTGCAGCGTTCATGCCTTCAGGCTAACACCCATGAGGCCCTTATGGTCGTTAGAGAGGTAGGCTGGTCCCGTGAATGAGGAAGGTCCTGCGACCACGGCCGACGTCGCGATGATCGGCGGACACCCGGTGCTCGATTTCGTCAACACCGTCGCCTGGCGCCATGACGATGCACGCCGAGCGGATCGCGTGAACGGTGCGGACGGATGGGCCCGTTGGGGTGTCGCGGCCGGGGTGCTCCGGTCCGGAGCAACCGCCGGGCAGGACGCGGACGAGCCGGCGCTGCTCGCCCTGGTCGAGCTGCGCGAGGCCCTGTGGGCCGTCCTCGACGCCCTGGTCGATGACCGGCCGCTGCCGCGGCCCGCATGGGATTCCGTACGCCGCGCCCTGGTCGAGGCCAGAGCGACGGCCGCACTGCCCCCCACCCTTCCGCTGCGCTGGCAGCCCGCCCCGCCCGGCCTCGCCGCACTCCGGGGCACGCTGGCCCTGCAAGCCGAGCAACTCCTGGCAAGCGACGACCTGCGCCGCATCCACCGCTGCGCGGGCCCCGGCTGCGGCTGGTTCTTCCTGGACCGCAGTCGCGCGGGCACACGCCGCTGGTGCAGCTCCGGCGACTGCGGGAACAGGGACCGCGCGCGCCGGCACTACGCCCGGAAGCACCCGTCGGCAGGCCCGCAGGGCAGCAAGGCGCCCTGAGACACGCGCCGACACGATCCCGCGGACCAACCAGCTTCTGCGCGATCTGTTCGACGCCGTCACCGGTGCCGCCGAAGTCCTCGGTGTCGACGCCGACTTCCGCACCCAGGCCCGGTCGGCGCGGGCCCGGCTCGCCGTGATGAAGGTCGGCGCGCACGGACAGCTCCAGGAGTGGCAACAGGACTGGGACGCCGGCGCCCCCGAGCGGCAGCACCGGCACATCTCTCATCTGTACGGGCTGCATCCGAGCAACCAGATCAGCCGCACCCGTACGCCCGAGCTGTTCGCCGCCGCCCGGACGACCCTGGTGCAGCGCGGGGACGCGGGCACGGGCTGGTCGCTCGCCTGGAAGATCAACTTCTGGGCGCGGCTCCAGGAGGGCGAGCGTTCCCATCAGTTGCTGTCCGACCTGCTCACACCCGAGCGGACCGCGCCCAACCTGTTCGATCTGCATCCGCCGTTCCAGATCGACGGCAACTTCGGTGCCACGGCCAGGATCACGGAATGGTTCGTGCAGAGCCAGCACGATGAGGTGCAGCTGCTGCCCGCACTGCCGCCGGGCCTGCCGAACGGCAGTGTCCGGGGTCTGTTGGCGCGCGGCGGCTTCGAGGTCGATGTGACCTGGGCGGGCGGCGTACTGACCGAGGCGGTGCTGCGGGCGCGGGCGAGCGGGCCCGCGCGGCTCCGTACTGCACGCGCCGTGACGGTGACGACGTCCACCGGGGTACAGGTGCCGGTCACGCGTCCGGAGTCCGGTGTCACGGCCTTCACCGCGGTGACGGGCACGCACTATCGAATCCGCCCCGCGCAGTAGGCCATCGCATCTGCTCCCGCGTGCGTCACACGGGAGCAGGTGCACGTCCGGCCCGGCGGGCTCGCGCCCTCGCTACTGCTGGTACGACTCGACCTCGTCGATCGGGCGCGCCCGGGCGTCCGCCGGGTCCTCGCCCGCCTCGACACGCGCACGGCGCTGGCGGAGCAGGTCCCAGCACTGATCGAGGCGCTGTTCCAACTGCTCCAGCCTGGCCCGCTCGGCGGCGTCCAGACCCGAGCCGGGCGCCTGGGAGCGGAGCTGGTGCTCCTCCGCGACCAGGGCGTCGATCGTCTGAAGAATGTCATCCGGCATCGTGTGCTCCTCGGAGTGACGTGTCATGGGGGAGATCGCGGTCGCCCTCTTCACGACTGTAGCCCTCCCCCGGGCACCGGACGCGGTCGGCGGCGGCCGGGCGGGAACGCACCATGAGGTCTCGCGCCGACCCCTACGGTGGCCACCGTGCACCCGACGCTCTCCACCGCACCCCGACCGGGCCCGAGCATCCGACTCCCGACGCAGTTGACCTCAAGTTTGGTTGAGGTCCTAGCTTTGTCCGTGCGCCCCGGGCCATGCCGGCCGACGGGATCCGAGCGCCGGCCCACACTCTCCGGAGGCACCGCCCATGGACATGGAAGTCACCGCGTGGACATCGCTGCACAGCGCGATGAACGCCCAGGAGGACAGGAGGCCGTTCTCCCGGGCCACCCTCCGCCGCATCGGCGCATTCGCCCGGCCCCATCGCGGCGAGGTCTACCGGTTCCTGCTGCTGAGCGTGATCACCGCCCTGCTCGCCGTCGCCACGCCGGTGCTCGCGGGGCGGGTCGTGGACGCGATCGTCAAGGGACATGACTCGGGCACGGTCACCCGCCTCGCTCTGCTGATCGCCGTCATCGCGGTCGCGGAGGCCGGGCTCGGTCTGCTCACCCGCCGTCTGTCGGCGACGCTCGGCGAGGGCCTGATCCTCGATCTGCGGACGGCGGTCTTCGACCACGTGCAGCGGATGCCGGTCGCGTTCTTCACCCGGACCCGCACCGGCGCACTCGTCAGCCGGCTCAACAACGACGTCATCGGAGCGCAGCGGGCGTTCAGCAACACGCTTTCCGGTGTGGTCTCCAACCTCGTGACCCTGTTGCTCACCCTCGCCGTGATGGTGAGCATTTCCTGGCAGATCACCCTGCTCGCGCTCGTTCTGCTGCCGGTGTTCGTCATCCCCGCCCGCCGTATGGGTGCCCGGATGGCCCGGCTCCAGCGTGAGGCCGCGCAGCACAACGCCGCCATGGGGACCCAGATGACCGAGCGTTTCTCCGCCCCCGGCGCGACGCTGGTCAAGCTGTTCGGCCGGCCCGCCGACGAGTCGGCCGAGTTCGCCGCCCGAGCCCGCCGGGTGCGGGACATCGGCATCCGTACCGCCATGGCCCAGTCCGTCTTCATCACCGCGCTCACCCTGGTGTCCGCGCTGGCGCTCGCCCTGGTCTACGGGCTCGGCGGCTACTACGCGCTCCGCGGCACTCTGGAGCCGGGCGCCGTGGTGGCCCTCGCACTGCTCCTCACCCGCCTCTACGCCCCGCTGACCGCACTGGCCGGCGCGCGGGTGGAGGTGATGAGCGCCCTGGTCAGCTTCGAGCGGGTCTTCGAGGTCCTCGATCTGAAGCCGCTGATCGCCGAGAAGCCGGACGCCCGCCGCGTACCGGACGGGCCCGTGTCGGTGGAGTTCGACGGCGTGCGCTTCGGCTACCCCTCCGCCGACAAGGTCTCTCTCGCCTCGCTCGAAGAGGTGGCCACGCTCGACTCCCGCGGTGGCACGGAGGTGCTGCACGACGTCTCGTTCCGCGCCGAACCCGGACGGATGGTCGCCCTGGTCGGCTCGTCCGGCGCGGGCAAGTCGACGATCGCTCAGCTCCTGCCGAGGCTCTACGACGCGGACGCGGGCTCGGTACGTCTGAACGGCATCGACGTGCGCGACCTGACCGCGGACTCGATCCGCGACACCATCGGCATGGTCACCCAGGACGGCCACCTCTTCCACGAGTCCGTCCGGGCCAATCTGCTGCTCGCCCGGCCGGACGCCTCCGAGGACGACATCTGGGACGCACTGCGGCGTTCGCGTCTCGACGGACTCGTGGCCTCACTGCCCGACGGTCTGGACACCGTCGTGGGCGAGCGCGGCTACCGTCTCTCCGGCGGAGAACGTCAACGGCTCACGATCGCCCGCCTTCTGCTGGCCCGTCAGCGGGTCGTCATCCTCGACGAGGCGACCGCACATCTCGACTCCACCTCGGAAGCGGCCGTCCAGGAAGCGCTGGCGGAGGCGCTGGAGGGGCGTACCGCCGTCGTGATCGCCCACCGGCTCTCCACCGTACGGGCGGCCGATCTGATCCTCGTGGTCGAGGACGGCAGGGTCGTCGAACGGGGCACCCACAGCGAGCTGCTGGCCGAGGGCGGCCGCTACGAGCAGTTGTACCGGACGCAGTTCGACCGCCCGGGCACCGCGGAGGCGCAGCCGGTCCGCTGAACCGGCGGACGCGCCGTCAGTCCTTGACGACGTTCCCGTTCTCGTCGACGACGACCGTGCTCCAGTACTTGTCCCACTTGTCGTCGACGTGCTCGGGAACCTTGCCCTTCGGGTAGCGGACGTATCCCTTGGGCGGTTCCTCGTCGTCGGGGACACAGGCGCTGCCGGTGGTGCCCCCGACGGCCTTGACCGGATACTCGCCGTTGCTGCAGATGGCGTCCTCCATCGAGCAGCCGGTGACCAGGAAGGCCGCGGCCACCCCCGCCGCGGCAAGGGAGGAGTACCGGAGTCGTCGGTGCTTCAGCATTCTCAAGAGCCTCTCTCGTCGGTCCGATCAGTCTGTCCGTGAACGCGGTGCCCTTGATGAGTACGCGTACTCAACTGCGATGGGTAGGCGACCGGGGGCCGGCCGGAACGGGCTCCCCTTCCGTCGGGTTCTGTCATTCGGTGATCTCGTCCCCTCATGTCCTTGCGGATCGACTGGCATATTCGCTTCCATGGGCGCCATGACAAGTGAAGAGTTGCCGTCCGGCAACAGATCGGCCTCCACGGGACCCCTCGACACGCAGTACGCCGTCGGCGACGTCTGGGTCGTCGTAGCCCGGGGCGAGGTCGATCTCAACAATCTCCCGCCGCTCACCGAAGCCCTCACCCAGGCAGCCGAAACGCATGCCACGGTCGTCCTCGACGCCTCCGGCATCACCTTCGCCGACTCCACGTTCCTCAACCTGCTCCTGCGCATCCACCAGGCCACCGACCTGCGCATCGCGGCGCCGGGCCCGCAACTGGAGCGCCTTCTCGACCTGACCGGCGCCGACGGGGTCCTCGATCTCCGGCCGTCGGTCGACGAGGCCACCACGCGATAAGGGGCACCCGCGCCACGCGGCCGGTGGGCCCCACGGGATTGCCCAACCAGATCTCACGGGCCTGCGGGGAGTGCGACAGTGGAAGGCGGGTAGAGGCCGCCACAGTTATGTGTGGCGTGAATGTTGTGGGACATGGTGTGGGACACAGGGGCCGTGAATGATGGATACGGGGGCCGATGGCAGTGCGACGGACGCCGTCGCCCGCAAACCCGCCGCCTGGGCCGGCGCCGCGTACGACGGCGCACCGGGCTCCATCGCAGCGGCCCGGCACTTCGCCGCCCATTTCCTGACCCGGCTCCAGGTCCGGCACGGCATCGCCGTCGCGCGTGACGCCGTCGGCGCCGTCCAGCTGGTCGTCAGCGAGCTGATCACCAACGCCTGCAAGTACGCCCCCGGCCCCTCCTCGCTGAGCCTGGAGCTCGCCGGACGGGTACTGGAGATCACCGTGTCGGACTCCAGCCCCGCGCTGCCGCTCGTGCGAGGCCCCGAACCCACCCGTGTCGGCCAGCACGGCCTCGAGATCGTCATGGCGCTGTCCGAGGGCTTCCAGGTGCAGCGGGAACCTTTCGGCAAGAGGATCAAGGTCCGGGTGCCGCTCGTGCCCGGCTCGCCCTGACCTTCCCGGGCCGCCGAGCCGAAGGAAATCCACCCAGGTCGCCGCACCCCCATATGTGTACGGGGCATGGAGATGCAGGGATCGGGCAGCCGGTCCACTATCAGGGGCAATTGGGCGTTTGTGGCGGACAAGGAGACCTGCCGTGCTGATGGCTCACCCTGCGGTTCTGAAGAACCTGATCGACCGGTACGAAACGCTGAGGACGCTGCACGCCGAGACCGGCAGCGCCCGGGTCCGGCAGCGGATGGACGACATCGCCTACACCCTGTGCGTCTCCACGGGCACCCGCGATGTGACGGCCGCGCTCATCGCGGCCCGCCGTCAACTCCCCGGCGCCTGCCCTGAGGGCGAGTCGCTCGTCGTGAGCTGATCCGCCCGCGCCCTCGTCAGAACTCGATGCTGTCCGTACCTCGGATCTCCACGTTCATGTTGCGGTCCATCATCCGCAGCGCCGCTTCGGCCAGATCGGCATGGATGTGCGCGACGGCGTCGTCCGGCACCGTCACCCGCAGATGCCGGATGTGGGCGTCCAGGGCCGAGTACAGCACGCATTGCTCGGTGACCTGACCGCACAGGACGATGTGGTCGACGCCGAGCTGGCCCAGCAGATAGGACAGCGGAGTCTCGAAGAAGATCGAGTGACGTGCTTTGACGACGAACAGCGACTCGTCATCGGGCTTCAGCGGTTCGACCAGGTCCGCGTGGGGGCCCGACAGAGCGGCTTCGAGGAGCTCGCCGTGGTGGGAGCGCCACTGCCCGAAGTTGTCGTTGACGTAGATGACCGGGACCTTGTGCTCCCGGGCGCGTTCGATCAGTCGCACCACCGCGGGGACGGCCTGCTCGGCGGACGGGATGAGCAGATCCGCGTCGCGGTGATCGTAGGTGTTGATCATGTCGATCACGATGACGGCACGGTTGCCCAGGCTCTCCGTGGTGGTCATGGTGTCCATGGTTCCACTCCCGTCATGATCATGCAGGGGCCGCGGGCGTGCTCGTCGCGGCTGCGGGAACAGGTCGAGTTATGGCTGTAGATCACCGGCAGGCACCGGTCCTGGAAGCACTGGCGCGATACCACGAGACCGATGAGCTCGCATTCACGCCACCCGGTCACAAGCAGGCCCGCGGCGCGGACCCCGAAGTGCGGCGCGTCCTCGGCGACGCGGTCTTCTTCGGCGACGTCCTGGCCATCGGCGGCCTGGACGACCGGCGGATGCGGGGCTCCGTCCTCCAGCGGGCCGAGCGGCTGATGGCCGACGCCGTGCACGCGGACCACACCTTCTTCTCCACCTGCGGCAGCTCCCTCTCGGTGAAGGCCGCCATGCTGACGGTCGCCTCGCCCCACGAGAAGCTCCTCGTCGGCCGCGACGCCCACAAATCCGTCGTCTCCGGCCTGATCCTTTGCGGTATCGAGCCCGTCTGGGTGGAGCCCCAGTGGGACCCGGTGCGACACCTCGCACACCCTCCGTCCGCGGAGGCCTTCGAGAAGGCGTTCCAGGAGCATCCCGATGCCCGCGGAGCCCTGGTCACCAGTCCCACGCCGTACGGCGCCGCGGGCGACCTGCGCGCCATCGCGGAGGTGTGTCACCGCAGGTCCCGGCCGCTCGTGGTCGACGAGGCGTGGGGAGCGCATCTTCCGTTCCACCACGACCTGCCGTCGTGGGCGATGGACGCCGGCGCGGACATCTGCGTCACCAGCATCCACAAGATGGGCAGCGGGCTGGAACAGGGCTCGGTCTTCCATCTTCAGGGCGACCTGATCGATCCGGCCGACCTCGCCTCCCGGGCCGATCTGCTGGGCACCACGAGCCCGTCGGTGCTGCTCTACGCGGGCGTAGACGGCTGGCGGCGCCAGATGGCCCTGCACGGCACGGCTCTGCTGTCGAAGGCGCTGGACCTCGCCGCCGAGGTCCGGGCGGCGATCGAACGCGTAGACGGCCTCCACGTCAACGACGAGCGCGACTTCTGCGGCCCCGGGCTGGCCGTCGAGTTCGATCCCCTGCCGGTGGTCATCGACCTCCAGGCACTGGACACCACCGGATACCGGGCCGCCGACTGGCTTCGTGAGCACCACCACCTGGACATGCATGTGGTCGATCACCGCCGCATCAGCGCCCAGCTCACCCACGCGGACGACGCATCCACCACCCGGGCCCTGTTGGACGCGCTGGCCGACCTCGTCCGGCACGCACCGGAGCTGCGGCCCGCGCCGCGCGTGGCCGTGCCCGAGCCCGGCGAGCTGCGCCTGGAGCAGGCGTGCCTGCCCCGTGACGCCTTCTTCTCCCGCACCGAGGATGTCGCCCTCGACGCGGCGGAGGGCCGGGTGGCGGCGGAGATGCTCACGCCGTACCCGCCCGGCATCCCTGCCGTACTGCCCGGCGAGCGGCTCACCCGACCCGTGCTGCGCTACCTGCGCACCGGCATCGACGCGGGCATGAACGTGCCGGACGCCGCCGACAGGCGGCTGCAGACCGTACGCGTCATGGCGGGCGACGACGCCTGACGCGAGAGCCGAACGGATGGTCGGCCCGATCACCCGGAGTGCCGGTCACGTCGCGGGGAACACGGTCGACACATCGAAGGTGGCGCCGGGCCCGGCCACGAGTCCGGGCCGACGGCGCGCAGGAGAGGAGTGGCCGTCATGGCTTCTGACGACGTGGTGGAACTGATCCTCGAGGACCACCGGAGCATGGAGGACCTGTTCCGCCGGATGCGCAGTGTGGACGAGGACCGCGCGAAGGCGCTGCGGGAGTTCTCCGCACTCCTCGTCGCGCATGCCGAGGCGGAGGAGTCCGAGGTCTACCCGGCACTGAAGCGGTACAAGGACATCGACAACGACGAGGTCGAGCACGGCTCGGAGGAGCACGACGAGGGCCATGAGGCGCTGCTGCACCTGCTGGAGGTCGAGGACACGGGCGGCGAGGAGTGGGACGAGAAGCTGGAGGAGCTGTCCGAGGCCGTCGCGCACCACCTCGACGAGGAGGAGCGCACGCTGCTGAACGACGCCCGGGAGAACGTGGCCGACGATCGCCGCACCGAACTCGGCAGGGCGTTCCTGAAGGCGAGGGCCGACCAGCTGGCGTCCGACTGCGGCGACATCGAGAACGTACGCCGTCTCGTCCGGGGCTGAGCCTCGCCCGGGGCCGGCGTCGGGCCCTTCGACGCGGGGCTGAGCCTCGTCGGGGGCCGCGGGCGGCCGCCTCGACGCGGCCGCCCCTCGGCCGCCCGTGCCGGCCTCGAGGCGCCCGCCCGGCCCCGGCTCCCCGGCGCCCGTCAGGAACCCGGCGGCAGCGCCGTGTGATCGGGGTGCCGCGGGGTCCGGCGGGCCTCCTTCATCTCGGCCTCGTACAGATGGTCACGGCCCTCGGCGAGCTGATCGCGCACCTGACGCTCGACGTCCTGGAACGGCCGGTAGTAGGTCTCGTTGTAGGCCTCGACGATCTGGAAGGTCCAGTGGCCGGGAATGACATTCCGGCCCAGGATCTCCCGCTCGACGAGATCGGCCAGGCGATCGTGGCCGGCTTCGCGCAGGAGACGGACGGCGTCGTCGAGCTGCAGGTCCGCCGAGCCGGTCAGCTGATGGAATCCGTACAGATGCCCGCGCGCCCGCTCCGTGGTCTCCAGCGCCTTCGACAAGGCACCCAGCGCCTCGACCGTCTTGTCACTCATGCCCACCGGGCGCCGGTGCGCCGCGTCGGGGCCGTCGTTCCGTTCGTCACTCACCCTTCACGTGTCCCCTGCCGCCATCGCCGTATGTTCGGCACTTCGGGTGGTCTTCGCTGCGGGCCGGGCAGCACAGGGGGTCCGAGGAGCAAGCCCACGCACCGGCCGGTCGGCGCCTGCCAAGGCCCCGGAAATATTTCTCCTACGGCAACTGGAGAATTAGCCTCCACGGCCGCAATAATTTTGGCCGCCATTTCCCGGCGACAAGCAACGTCACGAGCACTCTCGGCGCCACCGTGCTAATGTTGATCTCAGTTGCAGTTGTGGTTCCCAAAGACTTCAAGTGCCCTCAGCGGTTTTCTGAACCGGCGAGAGCACTTTTGCATTTCCGGTCCTCCGGAACGGGGCAATCATCACGGCGACTCGAGGTCCGCACAGTGCGGTCCTCTGGGCAACGCCCCGAAGGAGATATGACATGGCCAGTGGCACCGTGAAGTGGTTCAACGCGGAAAAGGGTTTCGGCTTCATCGAGCAGGACGGTGGCGGCGCTGACGTCTTCGCCCACTACTCGAACATCGCCACCCAGGGCTTCCGTGAGCTTCAGGAAGGCCAGAAGGTGAACTTCGACGTCACGCAGGGCCAGAAGGGCCCGCAGGCCGAGAACATCGTTCCCGCCTGACGCTGACACGTACGACGCAGCTGGGGCCCGCACCTTGGGGTGCGGGCCCCAGCTCGTTGCTTTTCGCAGCATCTGCACGCGGGCGCCATGCGGGGCCGATCCGGCCCCCGGCAGCCCGCAGCGGGTGAACGCGCCTCCATGGCGAAAGGCCCGACCGGGTCCGTTCAGCCCGCACTTTCCCTGCCTTCAGGCGAATTCTCGCCTCCCGCAGACAGACGAGGCAGCCGTATTCCCCCTGTTTCGCTCCATCTTTTTCCGGTCCGTTCCTGCGAATCTCCGCGCGGCATGCCGCTGCCGGAATTCCTCGATACGTACCGCATCGAGGAAGGTTCTTCATGAACCGCACGACTCGCACGAACGACCGCTACTCCCGCACCAGCGGCGGCTCCGGCAGGGGCGGCTACCGCTCCCAGACCGGCGGCCGCTCGGGTGCTCCCAACCGCTCCGGCGCCCCCAACCGCTCCGGCGGCTACGGACGTCGACCGGCCGCGCTCCAGGGCGAGTTCGCTCTCCCGGTGACGATCACCCCGGCGCTGCCCCCGGCCGCGGCCTTCTCGGACCTGGACATGCCGGCTCCCCTGATGGCCGCGCTGACCGCGGAAGGCATGAGCGTGCCGTTCC is a genomic window containing:
- a CDS encoding aminotransferase class I/II-fold pyridoxal phosphate-dependent enzyme, whose product is MAVDHRQAPVLEALARYHETDELAFTPPGHKQARGADPEVRRVLGDAVFFGDVLAIGGLDDRRMRGSVLQRAERLMADAVHADHTFFSTCGSSLSVKAAMLTVASPHEKLLVGRDAHKSVVSGLILCGIEPVWVEPQWDPVRHLAHPPSAEAFEKAFQEHPDARGALVTSPTPYGAAGDLRAIAEVCHRRSRPLVVDEAWGAHLPFHHDLPSWAMDAGADICVTSIHKMGSGLEQGSVFHLQGDLIDPADLASRADLLGTTSPSVLLYAGVDGWRRQMALHGTALLSKALDLAAEVRAAIERVDGLHVNDERDFCGPGLAVEFDPLPVVIDLQALDTTGYRAADWLREHHHLDMHVVDHRRISAQLTHADDASTTRALLDALADLVRHAPELRPAPRVAVPEPGELRLEQACLPRDAFFSRTEDVALDAAEGRVAAEMLTPYPPGIPAVLPGERLTRPVLRYLRTGIDAGMNVPDAADRRLQTVRVMAGDDA
- a CDS encoding hemerythrin domain-containing protein, which gives rise to MASDDVVELILEDHRSMEDLFRRMRSVDEDRAKALREFSALLVAHAEAEESEVYPALKRYKDIDNDEVEHGSEEHDEGHEALLHLLEVEDTGGEEWDEKLEELSEAVAHHLDEEERTLLNDARENVADDRRTELGRAFLKARADQLASDCGDIENVRRLVRG
- a CDS encoding cold-shock protein is translated as MASGTVKWFNAEKGFGFIEQDGGGADVFAHYSNIATQGFRELQEGQKVNFDVTQGQKGPQAENIVPA